A section of the Citrus sinensis cultivar Valencia sweet orange chromosome 8, DVS_A1.0, whole genome shotgun sequence genome encodes:
- the LOC107174483 gene encoding uncharacterized protein LOC107174483: MSKGKKKVIEVDDDELDFLPSLLTDPAFDPGIPLEPIRPSVGTSARRMYPQTTSSSGNSGDEGSSGSKNTLSEDRGGDCGEVSPSGTSRPEGRSTVGGRVLSRDYAIDYMTCTTTFDELTDLRLRYSIPGEIPLKIPGKKDTPSRPPRGYVTLFLESFKYGLRCPLQPYFARILNGLNLAPGQLNPNRWRVLSGSWGVHFPLQPDQLKRVEVVLANSCSSRELITTYNLLESCLVPPGHKMEDAVIGALTRKRHRPQTAKRDQSKDAPTAKRVNIVQQVPPLKTLPPPPAKVGETSGATTDPTSFSPPVGPRSRSSDNRVEHLVPYLNELSKLVSKKDLEDFDGCSLSELVGAMQYSAFHLSCMATYYKAKVGRYDRKMKEDIQSATTRADVAEKKAGDLNLENLKLIERESLAQAKAITLEEELAKVKEDLQRQKAMYEAQLESLRDFHRVQVENLEK, translated from the exons ATGTCGAAAGGTAAAAAGAAAGTCATTGAGGTTGATGACGACGAGTTAGATTTCCTGCCTAGTCTGCTCACTGATCCTGCCTTTGATCCCGGGATCCCCTTAGAACCCATTAGACCTAGTGTTGGGACTAGCGCTAGGAGGATGTACCCCCAAACAACCTCCTCGAGCGGAAACAGCGGTGATGAGGGGTCTTCTGGCTCGAAAAACACCCTGAGTGAGGATCGAGGAGGTGATTGTGGTGAGGTGTCCCCATCAGGAACATCGCGACCAGAAGGGCGGAGTACAGTAGGAGGTAGAGTCCTATCACGGGATTACGCCATTGATTACATGACGTGCACGACCACGTTTGACGAGCTCACTGACCTCCGGCTTAGGTATAGTATTCCTGGTGAAATACCTCTTAAGATCCCAGGAAAGAAGGATACCCCTAGCCGGCCTCCTAGGGGATACGTTACCTTATTTTTGGAGAGTTTTAAGTATGGGCTGAGGTGTCCCTTGCAACCCTACTTTGCCCGGATTCTTAATGGGCTAAATCTAGCTCCTGGTCAGCTGAACCCCAACAGGTGGAGAGTActctctg GTTCTTGGGGTGTTCACTTCCCACTCCAACCTGATCAGCTCAAACGGGTCGAGGTTGTACTGGCCAATTCCTGCTCGAGCCGAGAGCTGATAACTACTTATAACCTACTCGAGTCTTGTTTGGTGCCCCCCGGCCATAAGATGGAGGATGCTGTGATTGGGGCTCTGACTCGGAAACGTCATCGACCTCAAACTGCGAAGAGGGACCAGAGCAAGGACGCTCCTACTGCGAAGCGGGTGAACATTGTGCAGCAGGTTCCTCCCTTGAAGACTCTACCTCCTCCTCCTGCCAAAGTCGGAGAAACTAGTGGAGCAACCACTGATCCTACTTCCTTTTCTCCTCCGGTCGGGCCTAGATCTCGTTCATCTGACAACCGAGTAGAGCATTTGGTCCCTTATCTCAACGAGCTATCTAAACTCGTGAGCAAGAAGGACCTGGAGGACTTTGATGGCTGCAGCCTGAGTGAGCTGGTGGGGGCCATGCAGTATAGCGCCTTCCATCTCAGTTGTATGGCCACTTACTATAAGGCCAAGGTTGGCCGTTACGAccggaagatgaaggaggacaTTCAATCGGCGACGACCAGAGCTGACGTTGCCGAGAAGAAAGCAGGAGACTTGAACCTTGAGAATCTGAAGTTGATTGAGCGAGAATCTCTTGCCCAAGCAAAGGCCATTACCCTCGAGGAAGAGCTGGCTAAGGTCAAGGAGGATCTGCAAAGGCAGAAGGCTATGTATGAAGCTCAGCTTGAATCTCTTCGTGATTTCCACCGGGTTCAGGTCGAGAACTTGGAAAAGTAA